Proteins from a genomic interval of Cupriavidus pauculus:
- a CDS encoding branched-chain amino acid ABC transporter permease, with the protein MKALQGKTGWALLLAAAIAFPLAVPNSYFLTVMTLAFITAIATLGLNLLTGYTGQLNLAHGGFMAIGAYTLGILTVDHQVPFWLAFALSGVVCMVLGYGVGVVSLRLKGHYFSIFTLCVGYIIYLVIEKWEGLTHGAVGLIGIPVPAAIGPLAFDSVQAQYYLVLAFLTIGTFVMHRIVGSLLGRGFMAVRNSDALAEALGINLMRTKVLSFVLSVAYAGFAGALYAGQVRFLGPDIARTDITFDMVMSMLVGGTGTLLGPLLGAVLVPWVTQTLQFLQDYRMLVFGPVLILLIIFVPDGIVGSYLKRQARRAAAQRRGELAAARNAQPIATRRPGAENA; encoded by the coding sequence ATGAAAGCACTGCAAGGCAAGACAGGCTGGGCGCTGCTGCTGGCCGCCGCCATCGCGTTTCCGTTGGCCGTTCCCAACAGCTACTTCCTGACCGTGATGACGCTCGCGTTCATCACCGCCATCGCCACCCTGGGCCTGAACCTGCTGACCGGGTACACGGGCCAGCTGAACCTGGCGCACGGCGGCTTCATGGCCATCGGCGCCTACACGCTCGGCATCCTGACCGTCGACCACCAGGTGCCGTTCTGGCTGGCGTTCGCGCTGTCCGGCGTGGTCTGCATGGTGCTGGGCTACGGCGTGGGCGTGGTGTCGCTGCGCCTGAAGGGTCACTACTTCTCGATCTTCACGCTCTGCGTGGGCTACATCATCTACCTGGTGATCGAGAAGTGGGAGGGGCTCACGCACGGCGCCGTCGGCCTGATCGGCATCCCGGTGCCGGCGGCCATCGGCCCGCTCGCCTTCGACAGCGTGCAGGCCCAGTACTACCTGGTGCTGGCGTTCCTGACGATCGGCACGTTCGTGATGCACCGCATCGTCGGCTCGCTGCTGGGGCGCGGCTTCATGGCCGTGCGCAACAGCGACGCGCTGGCCGAGGCGCTGGGCATCAACCTCATGCGCACCAAGGTGCTGTCGTTCGTGCTGTCGGTGGCCTACGCGGGCTTTGCCGGGGCACTCTACGCGGGGCAGGTGCGGTTCCTGGGCCCGGACATCGCGCGCACCGACATCACGTTCGACATGGTCATGTCGATGCTCGTGGGCGGCACGGGCACGCTGCTGGGGCCGCTGCTGGGCGCCGTGCTGGTGCCGTGGGTCACCCAGACGCTGCAGTTCCTGCAGGACTACCGGATGCTGGTGTTCGGCCCGGTGCTGATCCTGCTGATCATCTTCGTGCCCGACGGCATCGTGGGGTCCTACCTGAAGCGCCAGGCGCGCCGCGCCGCCGCGCAACGCCGGGGCGAACTGGCCGCCGCGCGCAACGCCCAGCCCATCGCCACGCGCCGCCCGGGAGCCGAGAATGCTTGA
- a CDS encoding branched-chain amino acid ABC transporter permease — MALFFQQFLNGLTLGGVYSLVALGLTLVYGILHVPNFAHGALYMAGAYVSYYAMTTLGLNYWLAMLAAAAVVAVLSMLADRLVFHPLRNAPEIHDMIAAIGILLFLEAGAQALWGADFHRMPTPYGQMVDIFGLTAPLQRVLIIVAAFGLMVLLHLFLTRTVTGSTIMAMAQNREGAALVGIDATRVTLLVFAISGALAAIAATLYAPINLVYPSMGNLVITKAFVIIILGGMGSIPGAIVGGLIIGMAESFGGFYISTDYKDIIAFLLLVIILSVRPQGLFAGKAA; from the coding sequence ATGGCACTGTTTTTCCAGCAGTTCCTCAATGGCTTGACACTGGGCGGCGTCTACAGCCTGGTGGCCTTGGGGTTGACCCTTGTCTACGGCATCCTGCACGTACCCAACTTCGCGCACGGCGCGTTGTACATGGCCGGCGCCTACGTGTCGTACTACGCCATGACCACGCTGGGCCTGAACTACTGGCTGGCGATGCTGGCCGCGGCCGCCGTGGTGGCCGTGCTGTCGATGCTGGCCGACCGGCTGGTGTTCCATCCGCTGCGCAACGCGCCCGAGATCCACGACATGATCGCGGCCATCGGCATCCTGCTGTTCCTGGAAGCCGGGGCGCAGGCGCTGTGGGGCGCCGACTTCCACCGCATGCCCACGCCGTACGGCCAGATGGTGGACATCTTCGGGCTCACCGCGCCGCTGCAGCGCGTGCTGATCATCGTGGCCGCGTTTGGCCTGATGGTGCTGCTGCACCTGTTCCTCACGCGCACGGTCACCGGCTCCACGATCATGGCGATGGCCCAGAACCGCGAGGGCGCGGCGCTGGTGGGCATCGACGCCACGCGCGTCACGCTGCTGGTGTTCGCCATCTCCGGCGCGCTGGCCGCCATCGCCGCCACGCTCTACGCGCCGATCAACCTCGTGTACCCGAGCATGGGCAACCTGGTGATCACCAAGGCGTTCGTCATCATCATCCTGGGCGGCATGGGCAGCATTCCCGGCGCCATCGTCGGCGGGCTGATCATCGGCATGGCCGAAAGCTTCGGCGGGTTCTACATCTCCACCGACTACAAGGACATCATCGCCTTCCTGCTGCTCGTGATCATCCTGTCGGTGCGTCCGCAGGGCCTGTTCGCCGGCAAGGCCGCCTGA
- a CDS encoding ABC transporter ATP-binding protein yields MLQLERVSLSYGSFRALDNITLHAGAGELVVLLGANGAGKSSIFLAMSGIHRTSGGSMRFDGRELGGMKPSQIVQAGLVHCPEGRKLFPAMSVEKNLTLGAYVHRRDRAGIRATLEEVYEMFPILRQKKDDPAGSLSGGQQQMVALGRARMGRPRALLLDEPSLGLAPLVVKQMFEVIQRINRAGTTVLLAEQNAYAALGIAHRAYVIESGRIVMEGDRDALLKDEGIRKAYIGG; encoded by the coding sequence ATGTTGCAGCTTGAACGCGTCTCGCTGTCGTACGGCAGCTTCCGCGCCCTGGACAACATCACGCTCCACGCCGGCGCCGGCGAACTGGTGGTGCTGCTGGGCGCCAACGGGGCCGGCAAGAGCTCGATCTTCCTGGCGATGAGCGGCATCCATCGCACCAGCGGCGGCAGCATGCGCTTTGACGGCCGCGAGCTGGGCGGCATGAAGCCGTCGCAGATTGTGCAGGCCGGGCTCGTGCACTGCCCTGAAGGCCGCAAGCTGTTTCCGGCCATGAGCGTCGAGAAGAACCTGACGCTCGGCGCCTACGTGCACCGCCGCGACCGCGCCGGCATCCGCGCCACGCTGGAAGAGGTCTACGAGATGTTCCCGATCCTGCGCCAGAAGAAGGACGACCCGGCCGGCTCGCTGTCGGGCGGCCAGCAGCAGATGGTGGCGCTGGGCCGCGCGCGGATGGGCCGCCCGCGCGCGCTGCTGCTCGACGAGCCGTCGCTGGGCCTGGCGCCGCTGGTGGTCAAGCAGATGTTCGAGGTGATCCAGCGCATCAACCGCGCCGGCACCACGGTGCTGCTGGCCGAGCAGAACGCCTACGCGGCGCTGGGCATCGCCCACCGCGCCTACGTGATCGAAAGCGGCCGCATCGTCATGGAAGGCGACCGCGACGCGCTGCTGAAGGATGAGGGAATCCGGAAGGCTTATATCGGGGGGTAG
- a CDS encoding IclR family transcriptional regulator, whose product MKRTTSIPQPLDAALVSADVACPNDAEDRNFVTALARGVELLRAFGPDDDFLGNAELSRRTGIPRPTVSRLTYTLASLGYLVYVPAQEKYRIGQGAMLPGQRYLSGAGIRHIAQPLMQSLAFATGCTVALAAPDRHDMLYLEVCQPRGALVMRLTPGSRLPMATSAMGRAWLAGLPAPRRVAVMAELERHHGARWSAVRTKLERAMREHARRGFCVAHAEWDRSVSGAAAPVRLADGSEVLALNIGGASTRLSPEVLEGNLGPRIRELADTLAARLWQPA is encoded by the coding sequence ATGAAACGCACCACCTCGATTCCGCAGCCGCTCGATGCCGCACTGGTGTCGGCGGATGTCGCGTGTCCGAACGATGCCGAGGACCGCAATTTCGTGACGGCGCTGGCGCGGGGGGTGGAATTGCTGCGTGCGTTCGGGCCCGACGACGACTTTCTGGGCAACGCCGAGTTGTCGCGCCGTACGGGTATTCCCCGACCGACCGTGTCGCGGCTGACCTACACGCTGGCCAGCCTTGGCTATCTGGTCTACGTGCCGGCGCAGGAGAAGTACCGCATCGGCCAGGGCGCGATGCTGCCGGGCCAGCGGTATCTGTCGGGTGCCGGCATCCGCCATATCGCGCAGCCGCTGATGCAGTCGCTGGCGTTCGCCACCGGTTGCACCGTGGCGCTGGCGGCGCCGGACCGGCACGACATGCTTTACCTGGAAGTCTGCCAGCCGCGTGGCGCGCTGGTGATGCGGCTGACGCCGGGGTCGCGGTTGCCGATGGCGACCTCGGCGATGGGCCGCGCGTGGCTGGCCGGGCTGCCGGCGCCGCGCCGCGTGGCGGTCATGGCCGAGCTGGAGCGCCACCACGGCGCGCGCTGGTCGGCCGTGCGGACCAAGCTGGAACGGGCGATGCGCGAACACGCGCGGCGCGGCTTCTGCGTGGCCCATGCCGAATGGGACCGCTCGGTCAGCGGCGCCGCCGCGCCCGTGCGGCTGGCCGACGGCTCCGAGGTGCTGGCGCTCAACATTGGCGGCGCATCCACGCGCCTGTCGCCCGAAGTGCTCGAAGGCAACCTGGGCCCGCGCATCCGCGAACTCGCCGATACGCTGGCCGCGCGGCTCTGGCAGCCCGCCTGA
- a CDS encoding ABC transporter ATP-binding protein, which yields MLEIRNLTKKFGGLTAVHDVSVTFEAGHINAIIGPNGAGKTTFFNLIAGTHAPSSGQVLFKGQDVAGLRADQIARLGVARTFQATALFDRATVLDNLIVGHRLRTKSGLADVLLNTRRLREEERLCRDKAEAALDFVGLTHLAHEVAADITQEARKRVAFALALATDPDLLLLDEPAGGVNPEETVGLAELIRKMVRHGKTVCLIEHKMDMIMRLADKIMVLNYGEKIAEGTPAQIQQDPRVIEAYLGADHVAA from the coding sequence ATGCTTGAGATCCGCAACCTGACCAAGAAGTTTGGCGGCCTGACGGCCGTGCACGACGTGTCCGTGACGTTCGAGGCCGGCCACATCAACGCGATCATCGGCCCCAACGGCGCCGGCAAGACCACGTTCTTCAACCTGATCGCCGGCACGCACGCGCCCTCGTCCGGGCAGGTGCTGTTCAAGGGCCAGGACGTGGCGGGCCTGCGCGCCGACCAGATCGCGCGGCTGGGCGTGGCGCGCACGTTCCAGGCCACCGCGCTGTTCGACCGCGCCACGGTGCTGGACAACCTGATCGTCGGCCACCGCCTGCGCACGAAGTCCGGCCTGGCCGACGTGCTGCTGAACACGCGCCGCCTGCGCGAGGAAGAACGCCTGTGCCGCGACAAGGCCGAAGCCGCGCTGGACTTCGTCGGCCTGACCCATCTGGCGCACGAGGTGGCCGCCGATATCACGCAGGAAGCACGCAAGCGCGTGGCCTTTGCGCTGGCGCTGGCCACCGACCCCGACCTGCTGCTGCTCGACGAGCCGGCCGGCGGCGTGAACCCGGAGGAAACCGTGGGCCTGGCCGAGCTGATCCGCAAGATGGTGCGGCACGGCAAGACGGTCTGCCTGATCGAACACAAGATGGACATGATCATGCGGCTGGCCGACAAGATCATGGTGCTCAACTACGGCGAGAAGATCGCCGAGGGCACGCCCGCGCAGATCCAGCAGGACCCGCGCGTCATCGAAGCCTACCTGGGAGCCGACCATGTTGCAGCTTGA
- a CDS encoding putative bifunctional diguanylate cyclase/phosphodiesterase: protein MVAKSEAQATGALPPADLDPLTGVVVRQAFLKRVEARLQSETTPRFALLLVGIDDFRAFNDMHGHAEGDAVLQQVARRLRDASPRDAVVGRVGGDEFGVLLTSISDPTLVRHVSAAILSMLSAPFELNGNRHHVLASLGACVMPAGGDSTADVLAAASLALARAKHDGGRTIRFFKPQMRADVTTRLSLVQALREAYAQRQFELLYQPQVDLRDGRVKGAEALMRWRHPTLGLLTPAAFIDALAASSVAADVGMWLLHTACAQARAWSLTFEDAPRVAINLFAAQLAESRLLTEVRHVLRALELPPDRLEIEITETIALQQGDEVSDQLQALRRDGVTLTCDDFGTGYASLSFLKTFPVDRLKIDQSFIRNVTQDNVDAAIVRSVINVGQSLQIGVVAEGVETPEQRDFLLAHGCVEAQGYLYGRPMPADRLTDFLRNQPR from the coding sequence ATGGTGGCCAAGTCGGAGGCGCAGGCGACTGGCGCCTTGCCGCCGGCGGACCTGGATCCGCTGACCGGCGTGGTCGTCCGCCAGGCGTTCTTGAAGCGGGTGGAAGCGCGTCTGCAAAGCGAGACGACGCCCCGTTTCGCCCTGTTGCTGGTGGGTATCGACGATTTCCGCGCTTTTAACGACATGCACGGCCATGCCGAAGGCGACGCCGTGCTGCAGCAGGTGGCCCGCCGCCTGCGCGATGCGTCGCCGCGCGACGCCGTGGTGGGCCGCGTGGGCGGCGACGAATTCGGCGTGCTGCTGACGTCGATCTCGGACCCCACGCTGGTGCGCCATGTCAGTGCGGCCATCCTGTCGATGCTGTCCGCCCCCTTCGAACTCAACGGCAACCGCCACCACGTGCTGGCCAGCCTGGGCGCGTGCGTGATGCCCGCCGGCGGCGACAGCACGGCCGACGTGCTGGCCGCCGCCAGCCTGGCGCTGGCCCGGGCCAAGCACGACGGCGGCCGCACCATCCGCTTCTTCAAGCCGCAGATGCGGGCCGACGTGACCACGCGCCTGTCTTTGGTGCAGGCCCTGCGCGAAGCCTACGCCCAACGCCAGTTCGAACTGCTGTACCAGCCGCAGGTGGACCTGCGGGACGGCCGCGTCAAGGGCGCCGAGGCGCTGATGCGCTGGCGCCATCCCACGCTGGGCCTGCTCACGCCGGCCGCGTTCATCGACGCGCTGGCCGCCAGCAGCGTGGCCGCCGACGTGGGCATGTGGCTGCTGCACACGGCCTGCGCCCAGGCGCGGGCATGGTCGCTGACGTTCGAGGACGCGCCGCGCGTGGCCATCAACCTGTTTGCCGCCCAGTTGGCCGAAAGCCGGCTGCTGACCGAGGTGCGCCACGTGCTGCGCGCGCTGGAGCTGCCGCCCGACCGGCTGGAAATCGAGATTACCGAGACCATCGCCCTGCAGCAGGGCGACGAGGTGTCCGACCAGCTTCAGGCGCTGCGCCGCGACGGCGTGACGCTGACCTGCGACGACTTTGGCACCGGCTACGCGTCGCTGAGCTTCCTGAAGACGTTTCCAGTGGACCGGCTCAAGATCGACCAGTCGTTCATCCGCAACGTCACGCAGGACAATGTGGACGCCGCCATCGTCCGCTCGGTCATCAACGTCGGCCAGAGCCTGCAGATCGGCGTGGTGGCCGAGGGCGTGGAAACGCCCGAGCAGCGCGATTTCCTGCTGGCCCACGGCTGTGTGGAGGCGCAGGGCTACCTCTACGGCCGCCCGATGCCGGCCGACCGGCTGACCGACTTCCTGCGCAACCAGCCGCGCTGA
- a CDS encoding DUF6600 domain-containing protein produces the protein MQPRYRLVIVPAVGLAALLAQGQAGAQDYNSAVPPGYVERAPDDANVLGDPSALAADPPSRIATVTDMAGGLSFAPGGSDEWAPVGLNRPMTTGDRLWVDPGGRAELHAGTTAVRLGGGTAATILNLDDRATQVKLTQGTLQLRVRALPPDQQVEVDTPNLAFVPREPGDYRIDVSPDGTTTLVTMRHGSAVLYGDTRAIELTRGQRMRFAGTDLADAGPGNYPGADSFDQWTAARDAREDASPSARYVPADMTGYTALDDYGDWQQDPGYGAVWFPRTVAAGWAPYSAGHWAWVAPWGWTWIDDAPWGFAPSHYGRWAYFGNRWGWVPGPVAVRPCYAPAVVGFIGGASIRIGGGPGVAWYPLGPRDVYRPVYRASPRYITRINNITVNNTWMRGGDRDRWVNRNVPGAITGMPSRNFVEGRPVPRGSHRDEWRTLPVGEGRGGPIIAPVKASLWGGGARPQGLPPMARQGFERQAIAARQPGRLGSDDLARRFAREGGTAGAGPAWRGPQPGQEGRGQQAGRDDRRRGPQPAQALPWQPDVRMSQAAQAGRGPGGWSGGQPRAGMPDAQRQQFVQQRQLDDQQRQSADNQRQQQQALQRQLDSQQRQMQGQRWQGEDQQRRQQFEQQRMMQDQQRQLDDQRREAMNRQQFDQQRQQQERQQQDIQRQAQERQRQFDQQRQQQDRQQQDVQRQAQERQRQFDQQRQQQDRQQQDVQRQAQERQRQFADQQRQAQERQADMQRQGQMRDQQRQFQEQQRQQIDQQRQQAAQRQQLEQARQFQEQQRQQFEQQRQQAMQRQQMMEQQRQAQEQQRRVHEQQQQQAQQQQQHMQRQAQEQQRQFQEQQRQQQDRQRQFQQQQQQQQQQQQRGQQARNDDRR, from the coding sequence ATGCAACCCCGTTATCGCCTCGTCATCGTGCCCGCCGTCGGGCTGGCCGCGCTGCTTGCCCAAGGGCAGGCTGGCGCACAGGACTACAACTCTGCCGTGCCGCCTGGCTATGTCGAACGGGCGCCCGACGACGCCAATGTGCTGGGCGATCCGTCCGCGCTGGCCGCCGACCCGCCGTCGCGCATCGCCACCGTGACCGACATGGCCGGCGGGCTCAGCTTTGCACCGGGCGGCTCTGACGAATGGGCGCCGGTGGGGCTGAACCGGCCGATGACCACCGGCGACCGGCTCTGGGTGGACCCCGGCGGCCGCGCCGAACTGCACGCCGGCACCACGGCGGTGCGCCTGGGCGGCGGCACGGCCGCCACGATCCTGAACCTGGACGACCGCGCCACGCAGGTCAAGCTGACGCAGGGCACGCTGCAACTCCGCGTGCGCGCGCTGCCGCCCGACCAGCAGGTGGAGGTCGACACGCCCAACCTGGCGTTCGTGCCGCGCGAGCCCGGCGACTACCGGATCGACGTCTCGCCTGATGGCACCACCACGCTCGTGACGATGCGCCATGGCAGCGCCGTGCTGTATGGCGACACCCGCGCCATCGAGCTGACGCGCGGCCAGCGCATGCGCTTTGCCGGCACCGACCTGGCCGACGCCGGGCCGGGCAACTATCCGGGCGCCGACAGCTTTGACCAGTGGACCGCCGCCCGCGACGCGCGCGAGGACGCGTCGCCGTCCGCCCGCTACGTGCCGGCCGACATGACCGGCTACACCGCGCTGGACGACTACGGCGACTGGCAGCAGGACCCCGGCTACGGCGCGGTGTGGTTCCCGCGCACGGTGGCGGCCGGCTGGGCGCCGTACAGCGCGGGCCACTGGGCCTGGGTGGCGCCGTGGGGCTGGACGTGGATCGACGACGCGCCGTGGGGGTTTGCGCCATCGCACTACGGGCGCTGGGCGTACTTCGGCAACCGCTGGGGCTGGGTGCCGGGGCCGGTGGCGGTGCGGCCGTGCTACGCGCCGGCCGTGGTCGGCTTCATCGGTGGCGCCAGCATCCGCATTGGCGGCGGGCCGGGCGTGGCGTGGTACCCGCTGGGACCGCGCGACGTCTACCGGCCCGTGTACCGGGCCAGTCCGCGCTACATCACGCGCATCAACAACATCACCGTCAACAACACATGGATGCGCGGCGGCGACCGTGACCGCTGGGTCAACCGCAACGTGCCCGGTGCCATCACCGGCATGCCGTCGCGCAACTTCGTGGAAGGCCGGCCCGTGCCGCGCGGCAGCCATCGCGACGAATGGCGCACGCTGCCCGTGGGCGAGGGGCGTGGCGGGCCGATCATCGCGCCGGTCAAGGCCAGCCTCTGGGGCGGCGGCGCGCGGCCGCAGGGCTTGCCGCCGATGGCGCGCCAGGGCTTTGAACGGCAGGCCATTGCGGCACGGCAGCCGGGGCGGCTGGGCAGCGACGACCTGGCACGCCGCTTTGCGCGCGAGGGCGGCACCGCCGGGGCCGGTCCGGCGTGGCGGGGGCCGCAGCCGGGCCAGGAAGGCCGCGGCCAGCAGGCCGGCCGCGATGACCGCCGACGCGGCCCGCAGCCGGCGCAGGCGCTGCCATGGCAGCCCGACGTCCGCATGAGCCAGGCGGCGCAGGCCGGGCGCGGACCGGGCGGCTGGTCGGGCGGCCAGCCGCGCGCGGGCATGCCGGACGCGCAGCGCCAGCAGTTCGTGCAGCAGCGCCAGCTCGACGACCAGCAGCGGCAGAGCGCCGACAACCAGCGTCAGCAGCAACAGGCGTTGCAGCGCCAGCTCGACAGCCAGCAGCGGCAGATGCAGGGCCAGCGGTGGCAGGGCGAAGACCAGCAGCGGCGCCAGCAGTTCGAGCAGCAGCGGATGATGCAGGACCAGCAACGTCAACTGGACGACCAGCGACGCGAGGCGATGAACCGGCAGCAGTTCGACCAGCAACGCCAGCAGCAGGAGCGTCAGCAGCAGGATATCCAGCGTCAGGCACAGGAGCGCCAGCGGCAGTTCGACCAGCAGCGCCAGCAGCAGGATCGGCAGCAGCAGGATGTCCAGCGGCAGGCGCAGGAGCGCCAGCGGCAGTTCGACCAGCAACGCCAGCAGCAGGATCGGCAGCAGCAGGACGTCCAGCGTCAGGCGCAGGAGCGCCAGCGGCAGTTCGCCGACCAGCAGCGGCAGGCGCAGGAGCGGCAGGCTGACATGCAGCGGCAGGGGCAGATGCGCGACCAGCAGCGGCAGTTCCAGGAGCAGCAGCGGCAGCAGATCGACCAGCAGCGGCAGCAGGCGGCGCAGCGCCAGCAACTGGAGCAGGCCCGCCAGTTCCAGGAACAGCAGCGCCAGCAGTTCGAGCAGCAGCGCCAGCAGGCCATGCAGCGCCAGCAGATGATGGAGCAGCAGCGCCAGGCGCAGGAGCAGCAGCGGCGCGTGCACGAGCAGCAGCAACAGCAGGCGCAGCAGCAACAGCAGCACATGCAGCGGCAGGCGCAGGAACAGCAGCGCCAGTTCCAGGAGCAGCAGCGCCAGCAGCAGGACCGCCAGCGCCAGTTCCAGCAGCAACAGCAGCAACAGCAGCAACAGCAGCAGCGCGGCCAGCAGGCGCGCAACGACGACCGGCGCTAG
- a CDS encoding ABC transporter substrate-binding protein, with product MHHQTLGRFFALAACAAAAVLASSPALAQEVVKIGYTGPLSGGAALYGKNVLSGIQMAVDEINAGGLQVGGKKVKLEVVALDDKYAPAEAAINARRLVQQHKTPAVFVPHSGGIFALQAFNEQEKFLVMAYSSVPRITDAGNKLTIRIPPAYTGYIEPFVKAQMKRYGKNVALVPADHDYAKAWVQAFVPAWEGAGGKVVGNNPMSYTKATDFYTGVSRAIADKPDVMFVGGPSEPTALVVKQARELGFKGGFIIMDQAKMDEMAKVTNGLGMLEGSIGVMPLVNDARPAAQAYNARYKKLHDGRDATTEMSLNYTMTWALANAMKLAGTTTDAAAIRAKMPDAVKALPKEVNPNEVDGIDAKGGSEADTVVGWVQKGKIEPVRLSELAK from the coding sequence ATGCACCACCAAACACTGGGTCGTTTCTTCGCGCTTGCCGCGTGCGCCGCGGCGGCAGTCCTGGCTTCCTCGCCCGCGCTGGCGCAGGAAGTGGTCAAGATCGGCTATACCGGCCCGCTGTCGGGCGGTGCCGCGCTCTATGGCAAGAACGTGCTGTCGGGCATCCAGATGGCCGTCGACGAGATCAACGCGGGCGGCCTGCAGGTGGGCGGCAAGAAGGTGAAGCTCGAAGTCGTGGCGCTGGACGACAAGTACGCGCCGGCCGAGGCCGCGATCAATGCGCGCCGGCTGGTGCAGCAGCACAAGACGCCGGCCGTGTTCGTGCCGCACTCGGGTGGCATCTTCGCGCTGCAGGCGTTCAACGAGCAGGAGAAGTTCCTGGTCATGGCCTATTCCAGCGTGCCGCGCATTACCGACGCCGGCAACAAGCTGACGATCCGCATCCCGCCGGCCTACACCGGCTACATCGAGCCGTTCGTCAAGGCGCAGATGAAGCGCTACGGCAAGAACGTGGCGCTGGTGCCGGCCGACCACGACTACGCCAAGGCGTGGGTGCAGGCGTTTGTGCCGGCCTGGGAAGGCGCGGGCGGCAAGGTCGTCGGCAACAACCCGATGTCGTACACCAAGGCCACCGACTTCTACACCGGCGTGTCGCGCGCCATCGCCGACAAGCCGGACGTGATGTTCGTGGGCGGCCCGTCGGAGCCGACGGCGCTGGTGGTCAAGCAGGCCCGCGAGCTGGGCTTCAAGGGCGGCTTCATCATCATGGACCAGGCCAAGATGGACGAGATGGCCAAGGTCACCAACGGGCTGGGCATGCTGGAAGGCTCCATCGGCGTGATGCCGCTGGTCAACGACGCCCGCCCGGCCGCGCAGGCGTACAACGCCCGCTACAAGAAACTGCATGACGGCCGCGACGCCACCACGGAGATGTCGCTGAACTACACGATGACGTGGGCGCTGGCCAACGCGATGAAGCTGGCCGGCACCACCACCGACGCGGCGGCCATCCGGGCAAAGATGCCCGATGCGGTCAAGGCGCTGCCGAAGGAAGTGAATCCGAACGAGGTGGACGGCATCGACGCCAAGGGCGGCTCCGAGGCCGACACCGTGGTCGGCTGGGTGCAGAAGGGCAAGATCGAACCGGTGCGCCTGTCGGAACTGGCGAAGTAA